One Lachnospiraceae bacterium C1.1 genomic region harbors:
- the pflB gene encoding formate C-acetyltransferase, translated as MREEWHGFKGTHWLDDINVRDFIQNNYTAYEGDEEFLAGPTEATDKLWGRLQELQKEERAKGGVLECETEVVSGLTAYGPGYIDESMKDLEKVVGLQTDKPLKRAFMPYGGIKMAEEAAANYGYTVNPKYHKIFTEYHKTHNQAVFDAYTPEMKKARHSHIVTGLPDTYGRGRIVGDYRRVALYGIDFLIAKKEEDFANCGDGTMTDDVIRQREEITEQIRALKGMKAMANVYGYDISKPASNAAEAVQWLYFGYLAAIKTQNGAAMSVGRISTFLDIYIERDMKEGKLTETEAQELIDHMVMKFRMVKFARIPSYNQLFSGDPVWATLEVAGFGMDGRHMVTKNDYRFLHTLENMGPSPEPNLTVLYTSKLPENFKKYAAKISVNTSSVQYENDDVMRPVWGDDYSICCCVSATQTGKEMQFFGARANLAKALLYAVNGGIDEKLGTQVGPEYAPIKGDYLEYDELMHKYDIMLDWLAGLYVNILNLIQYMHDKYYYEAAEMALIDTNVRRTFATGIAGFSHVVDSLSAVKYAKVKIVRNEEGLAVGYETEGDFPKYGNDDDRADEIAVWLLKTFMKKIEKHHTYRNSEPTTSILTITSNVVYGKATGALPDGREAYKPFAPGANPAYGAEKNGLLASLNSVAKLPYEYALDGISNTQTINPDALGHTEDERKNNLFHVLDGYFTKGAHHLNVNVFGVEKLKDAMEHPEKPEYANFTIRVSGYAVKFIDLTKEQQMDVISRTCHDRM; from the coding sequence ATGAGAGAAGAATGGCATGGATTCAAAGGAACACATTGGTTGGATGATATCAATGTTCGTGATTTCATTCAGAATAACTATACCGCTTATGAAGGAGATGAGGAATTTCTCGCAGGCCCTACAGAGGCAACAGATAAGCTCTGGGGACGTCTCCAGGAGCTTCAGAAAGAGGAGCGAGCAAAGGGCGGAGTTCTCGAGTGTGAGACAGAAGTTGTATCAGGACTTACAGCTTATGGCCCGGGTTACATCGATGAGTCAATGAAGGATCTTGAAAAGGTAGTAGGTCTTCAGACAGATAAGCCTCTTAAGAGAGCATTTATGCCTTACGGCGGAATCAAGATGGCAGAGGAGGCAGCTGCTAACTACGGTTATACAGTAAATCCTAAATACCACAAGATTTTTACAGAGTATCACAAGACTCACAATCAGGCTGTTTTTGACGCATATACACCTGAAATGAAGAAGGCTCGTCACAGCCACATCGTTACAGGTCTTCCGGATACTTACGGAAGAGGACGTATCGTAGGCGATTACAGAAGAGTTGCTCTTTACGGTATTGATTTCCTTATCGCAAAGAAGGAAGAAGATTTTGCTAACTGCGGTGACGGCACAATGACAGATGACGTTATCAGACAGAGAGAAGAGATCACAGAGCAGATCAGGGCATTAAAGGGCATGAAGGCTATGGCAAACGTTTACGGCTATGACATTTCAAAGCCTGCTTCAAACGCTGCCGAGGCAGTTCAGTGGCTTTACTTCGGATATCTTGCAGCTATTAAGACACAGAACGGTGCTGCAATGTCAGTTGGAAGAATCTCAACATTCCTTGATATCTATATCGAAAGAGACATGAAGGAAGGCAAGCTTACAGAGACCGAGGCTCAGGAACTTATTGACCACATGGTAATGAAGTTCAGAATGGTTAAGTTTGCAAGAATCCCTTCATACAACCAGCTTTTCTCCGGAGATCCCGTATGGGCTACTCTTGAGGTTGCAGGATTTGGCATGGACGGCAGACACATGGTCACAAAGAATGACTATCGTTTTCTCCATACTCTTGAGAACATGGGACCTTCACCCGAGCCTAACCTTACAGTTCTTTATACATCAAAGCTTCCTGAGAACTTTAAGAAGTATGCAGCAAAGATCTCTGTAAATACCTCTTCTGTTCAGTATGAGAATGATGATGTTATGCGTCCTGTATGGGGTGATGACTACAGCATCTGCTGCTGCGTATCTGCTACACAGACAGGTAAGGAGATGCAGTTCTTCGGCGCAAGAGCAAACCTTGCAAAGGCTCTTCTCTATGCTGTAAACGGCGGTATCGATGAAAAGCTTGGAACCCAGGTAGGACCTGAGTATGCACCTATCAAGGGCGATTATCTTGAATATGATGAGCTTATGCACAAGTATGACATCATGCTTGATTGGCTTGCAGGCCTCTATGTAAATATCCTGAATCTTATTCAGTATATGCATGATAAATATTATTATGAGGCAGCCGAGATGGCTCTTATTGATACAAACGTAAGAAGAACCTTCGCTACAGGTATCGCAGGTTTCTCACACGTTGTAGATTCACTCAGCGCTGTTAAATATGCAAAGGTTAAGATCGTTCGTAACGAGGAAGGTCTTGCTGTAGGATATGAGACAGAGGGTGATTTCCCTAAATATGGAAATGATGATGACAGAGCTGATGAGATCGCAGTATGGCTCTTAAAGACCTTCATGAAGAAGATCGAGAAGCACCACACCTACAGAAATTCTGAGCCTACAACATCTATCCTTACTATTACTTCAAATGTTGTTTATGGTAAGGCTACAGGTGCTCTTCCTGACGGACGTGAAGCTTATAAGCCTTTCGCTCCCGGTGCAAACCCGGCTTACGGCGCAGAGAAGAACGGACTCCTTGCATCACTTAACTCTGTTGCAAAGCTTCCTTATGAGTATGCTCTTGACGGTATTTCAAATACCCAGACTATCAATCCTGATGCACTCGGACATACTGAGGATGAGAGAAAGAATAACCTCTTCCACGTACTTGACGGATACTTCACAAAGGGTGCTCATCACCTCAACGTAAACGTATTCGGAGTAGAGAAGCTTAAGGACGCTATGGAGCATCCTGAGAAGCCTGAGTACGCAAACTTCACTATCCGTGTTTCAGGTTATGCTGTTAAGTTCATCGACCTTACAAAGGAACAGCAGATGGATGTTATTTCCAGAACCTGCCACGACAGAATGTAA
- the pflA gene encoding pyruvate formate-lyase-activating protein — translation MSDEIIKAGVHSIETFGSVDGPGVRFVIFVKGCNLRCRYCHNADTWNPETNNLKTADELLENAMRYRSYWGEDGGITVSGGEPLLQIDFLIDLFKKAKAEGINTCIDTALQPFTREEPFFKKFNELMEYTDLLLVDIKHIDREEHIKLTGKPNDNIKDGMKYLSEIDKPIWIRHVLVPGITDNDEYLKETRKFIDSLSNVKKVEILPYHSMGEYKFEELGIEYSLKGVKAPSKERIENAEKILKG, via the coding sequence ATGAGCGACGAGATTATAAAGGCAGGAGTTCATTCGATAGAGACTTTCGGATCCGTTGATGGCCCGGGAGTGAGGTTTGTTATTTTTGTAAAAGGATGCAATCTGCGTTGTCGCTACTGCCATAATGCAGATACCTGGAATCCTGAAACAAATAACTTAAAGACCGCGGATGAGCTGCTTGAAAATGCCATGCGTTACAGGTCTTACTGGGGCGAAGACGGCGGCATTACCGTAAGCGGTGGAGAGCCTCTTTTACAGATTGATTTTCTGATCGATCTTTTTAAGAAGGCAAAGGCTGAGGGCATAAATACCTGCATAGATACAGCACTTCAGCCCTTTACAAGAGAAGAGCCCTTTTTTAAGAAATTCAATGAACTTATGGAATACACAGATCTCCTTTTGGTGGATATAAAGCATATCGACAGAGAAGAGCATATAAAGCTCACAGGAAAGCCAAATGACAATATCAAAGATGGTATGAAATATCTTTCGGAGATCGATAAGCCCATATGGATAAGGCATGTGCTTGTTCCGGGAATTACTGATAATGATGAATATCTTAAAGAGACCAGGAAATTCATAGACAGCCTCAGCAATGTAAAAAAGGTAGAGATCCTGCCTTATCACTCGATGGGTGAGTACAAGTTCGAGGAACTTGGTATCGAATACAGTCTTAAAGGCGTAAAGGCACCATCAAAGGAGCGTATAGAAAACGCAGAGAAGATCCTGAAAGGTTAA
- a CDS encoding Crp/Fnr family transcriptional regulator, whose amino-acid sequence MTDEEWLEVARECSTENIPFLSSMPEKEKTELLERSELRRVRKGSYLFREGDNVDAIYIILKGKVKLTRFDAEGREQIVGIFAKSDTVWEGMLLEDSHFPYSGVSMVNTFVCIIYRSDFVKVLSDFHVALNIIALLSRKLHDANERNLLLSTKDPKARLAAFLLYREKRDHEETIDLRLEDIAASLSMRPETASRKIKELSDEGLIKRVGKSRIQIVNFEGLEDARM is encoded by the coding sequence ATGACGGATGAAGAATGGTTGGAAGTTGCCAGGGAATGCAGTACAGAGAATATCCCTTTTCTGTCGAGTATGCCTGAAAAGGAAAAGACAGAGCTCTTGGAAAGATCAGAACTCAGACGTGTCCGCAAGGGCAGTTATCTTTTTAGAGAAGGTGATAATGTAGATGCCATTTATATAATACTTAAGGGTAAGGTGAAGCTCACCCGCTTTGATGCGGAGGGCAGAGAGCAGATCGTCGGTATTTTTGCAAAGAGCGATACGGTCTGGGAAGGAATGCTGTTAGAGGACAGCCATTTCCCTTATTCCGGAGTAAGTATGGTAAATACATTTGTATGTATAATATACAGATCTGATTTTGTAAAAGTTTTAAGTGACTTCCATGTTGCGCTGAATATAATAGCGCTTCTTTCAAGAAAATTGCATGATGCAAATGAGAGGAACCTTTTGCTCTCGACCAAGGATCCTAAAGCGAGACTTGCTGCTTTCCTATTATATAGGGAAAAGCGCGATCATGAAGAAACCATTGACTTAAGGCTTGAGGACATTGCGGCGAGCCTTTCCATGCGGCCTGAAACAGCCAGCAGGAAGATAAAGGAACTCTCTGATGAGGGACTCATTAAAAGAGTCGGAAAGAGCAGGATTCAGATCGTCAATTTTGAAGGTCTGGAAGATGCAAGAATGTAA
- a CDS encoding adaptor protein MecA — MKIEKVNDHQIRCTLTKTDLAERELKISELAYGTEKAKSLFRDMMQQAAYQFGFEADDIPLMIEAIPLSGETIVLIITKVENPEELDTRFSKFAPSVSENDGDIINALTTSGADDVLDMFKKLRGISSDDSKDKSKTAAPRKKARSVRGELQITVPVDIVKCYSFENLDEVARLAHIVAGFYDGVNTLYKNPADSHYYLIIRKAQHTPEDFNKICNIITEYAQSESYKASDEAFLNEHCIKIIADSALQQMANA; from the coding sequence ATGAAGATAGAGAAGGTTAACGACCATCAGATTCGTTGTACTTTAACTAAAACCGATCTTGCAGAGCGTGAGCTTAAGATCAGTGAACTCGCATACGGTACAGAAAAGGCAAAGTCACTTTTTCGAGATATGATGCAGCAGGCTGCATATCAGTTTGGTTTTGAAGCAGATGACATTCCGCTTATGATAGAAGCAATACCTCTTTCAGGAGAGACGATTGTCCTGATAATCACAAAGGTAGAAAATCCTGAGGAACTTGATACAAGATTCTCGAAATTTGCACCTTCTGTCAGTGAAAATGACGGTGATATTATCAATGCACTTACAACTTCGGGTGCTGATGATGTCCTTGACATGTTCAAAAAACTCAGAGGCATAAGCTCTGATGACAGCAAGGATAAATCAAAGACAGCTGCTCCGAGAAAGAAAGCAAGATCTGTCAGGGGAGAGCTTCAGATAACTGTTCCCGTAGATATCGTCAAATGCTACTCATTCGAAAATCTCGATGAGGTTGCAAGACTTGCCCATATCGTGGCAGGTTTCTATGATGGTGTTAATACACTTTACAAAAATCCTGCAGATTCTCATTATTATCTGATAATCCGTAAGGCTCAGCATACGCCTGAGGATTTCAACAAGATCTGCAATATCATAACTGAATATGCACAGAGTGAAAGCTACAAGGCTTCTGATGAAGCATTCTTAAATGAGCACTGCATAAAGATAATTGCAGACTCAGCACTCCAGCAGATGGCTAACGCATAA
- a CDS encoding ABC transporter substrate-binding protein, producing the protein MSIKINSRHIRIAAMSISMILLCGCALKIPSGSKKNESVSSDEAAVISLINSKSEVASQIDELAAAYKAESGVTVEVQNISSGVDAQALLKGLYLADELPDIIVCESSGFDNWDGLLTDMSGEAWVSDTDSAFVDPEYGTLGFPYATEAIGLSYNADILEKAGVDPASITGPESFKEALDKIDSQKSALGLTAVVGYGTNLESLSWSTGNHIFGNYLDSGLDRDDTTYIDLFNESKSLDYDRLKHFLDFIYTIQQHSDPSLLTMGTYEDQVRNFAAGKYAFITQGSWIGALLNGDYSEEYASAGNFKVGMLPYCFEEGMDTILTSPPSWWAVPKEGNSEAAKAFLQWCSEDTAQKILVEDAGFISPFNSCSYMASDPFAETVSEYLSSGKTSSWHWMNIESGFSTQNISPLFYDFASGALYSDGFYEKLSESLENS; encoded by the coding sequence ATGAGTATAAAAATCAATTCACGTCATATCAGGATTGCCGCAATGTCAATATCCATGATCTTACTCTGCGGTTGCGCCTTAAAAATCCCCAGCGGCTCTAAAAAAAATGAAAGTGTAAGTTCAGATGAAGCTGCAGTCATAAGCCTGATAAACAGTAAATCAGAGGTCGCTTCCCAAATTGATGAGCTCGCCGCTGCCTATAAGGCGGAAAGCGGTGTTACCGTCGAGGTGCAGAACATATCCTCCGGCGTTGATGCACAGGCGTTGTTAAAAGGCTTGTATCTCGCTGATGAACTCCCGGATATCATTGTCTGCGAATCTTCAGGTTTTGACAACTGGGACGGGCTGCTCACCGATATGAGCGGCGAGGCATGGGTTTCCGATACGGACTCCGCCTTTGTTGATCCCGAATATGGCACTCTCGGCTTCCCCTACGCTACAGAAGCAATAGGATTAAGCTACAATGCAGACATTCTCGAAAAGGCAGGAGTTGATCCGGCCAGCATCACAGGTCCTGAATCTTTTAAGGAAGCTCTCGATAAAATCGATTCCCAGAAATCAGCCCTTGGACTCACAGCCGTCGTAGGTTACGGCACAAATCTCGAGAGTCTCTCCTGGTCAACAGGCAATCATATTTTTGGAAATTATCTCGATTCCGGTCTCGACCGTGATGACACGACCTATATTGACCTTTTTAATGAATCAAAAAGCTTAGATTATGACAGATTAAAACACTTTCTTGATTTTATTTATACTATCCAGCAGCATTCCGATCCCTCTCTCCTTACAATGGGAACATACGAAGATCAGGTCAGAAATTTTGCAGCCGGCAAATACGCTTTTATTACACAAGGATCCTGGATAGGCGCACTTCTTAACGGAGACTATTCCGAAGAATATGCTTCTGCCGGTAATTTCAAAGTTGGCATGCTTCCCTACTGCTTTGAGGAAGGTATGGATACGATCCTTACGAGCCCTCCCTCCTGGTGGGCAGTTCCAAAGGAAGGAAATTCTGAGGCTGCAAAAGCTTTTCTTCAATGGTGCTCTGAAGACACAGCCCAGAAAATACTTGTAGAAGACGCCGGATTTATAAGCCCTTTTAACTCCTGCAGCTATATGGCATCTGATCCCTTTGCGGAAACAGTCAGTGAATATTTATCTTCCGGTAAGACCTCATCCTGGCACTGGATGAATATAGAAAGCGGCTTTTCAACGCAGAATATATCCCCTCTTTTCTATGATTTCGCCTCAGGGGCTCTTTATTCTGATGGTTTTTATGAGAAGCTGTCCGAAAGTCTGGAAAACAGTTAA
- a CDS encoding methyl-accepting chemotaxis protein, whose protein sequence is MSSKNNTTMRKPLFFNTILFRLSAINVVLLIAFIIVIMIITSAMKKSTVTSKEMSQQVLALSAAEGTFKTDVMSLYDQATGYIQSDAVETKEALSSGINDIRSRIDSDISDINSQLEVIRNEEAINAMTDIEASYGRLNTLIDQAISESDSEDDADKAPDTLFDRAEIQKVAIFHSCKALDNAVNSSAAYTTVTMDALYAHGLRMASIGLVFTIILIILSFAFSYGSIIKKIQSIAGEVSDIINDIEHNKGDLTRRINTTTHSELMLIVGGINHFIESLQVIMKDVRDGITVLTDSSSEVGSQVALASDNISNTSAGLQELSASMETINNSIDSINAEMADVSLAADAISAEAEHRSNLVNDIQTDANEIKAEVAQKKNDAAAKVEELSSTLSKSVEDSKAVARINELTNVILDVSAQTNLLALNASIEAARAGEAGKGFAVVAMEISSLAANSRETAGTIREISNSVTDAVQALASNAEEVLAFINTTVIHDYDNFVETGDKYEDSAVAMSEMLSTFNAKADNLREIMRNVSSGIENVTNSIHESTKAINVSASGAGEIVGEIDEISAAMEQNNEVNSRLAETAAKFVKL, encoded by the coding sequence ATGAGCAGCAAAAATAATACCACTATGCGGAAGCCGCTTTTTTTCAACACTATCCTTTTCAGACTCAGCGCCATTAATGTCGTGCTTCTCATAGCTTTTATCATCGTTATAATGATAATCACCTCTGCCATGAAAAAGAGTACGGTTACCAGCAAGGAAATGTCACAGCAGGTTCTGGCTCTCAGTGCGGCTGAAGGAACTTTCAAAACCGATGTCATGTCCCTTTACGACCAGGCAACAGGCTATATCCAGTCAGATGCAGTCGAGACTAAAGAAGCTTTAAGCAGTGGTATAAATGATATAAGAAGCAGGATAGACAGTGATATTTCCGATATCAATTCCCAGCTGGAAGTCATCAGGAATGAGGAAGCCATAAATGCGATGACTGATATAGAAGCATCTTATGGACGTCTGAACACTCTTATAGATCAGGCTATCAGTGAAAGCGATTCTGAAGATGATGCAGACAAAGCTCCCGATACTCTTTTTGACCGCGCCGAAATTCAAAAGGTTGCCATCTTTCATTCCTGCAAAGCCCTCGATAATGCAGTAAACAGCTCGGCAGCCTATACAACCGTCACCATGGATGCCCTTTATGCACACGGGCTGCGTATGGCCTCCATCGGACTTGTTTTTACTATCATCCTTATAATATTGAGTTTTGCCTTCAGCTATGGAAGCATTATTAAAAAGATCCAGTCCATAGCCGGAGAGGTAAGCGATATCATAAATGATATCGAACATAATAAAGGTGACCTCACCAGAAGGATAAATACGACAACTCACTCTGAGCTAATGCTTATCGTAGGCGGTATAAATCATTTTATAGAATCTCTCCAGGTAATAATGAAAGATGTCAGGGACGGGATCACGGTTCTCACGGATTCTTCCTCCGAAGTGGGCTCTCAGGTCGCTTTGGCAAGTGACAATATTTCCAATACTTCTGCCGGACTTCAGGAACTTTCCGCCAGCATGGAGACTATAAACAATTCGATCGATTCCATAAATGCAGAAATGGCTGATGTGTCTCTTGCAGCCGATGCCATAAGTGCGGAAGCTGAGCACCGCAGTAATCTGGTAAATGATATTCAGACAGATGCCAATGAGATCAAAGCTGAGGTTGCACAAAAGAAAAATGATGCTGCCGCAAAAGTGGAAGAACTCAGTTCCACTCTCTCCAAATCAGTTGAAGATTCTAAGGCTGTTGCAAGGATCAATGAGCTTACCAATGTTATTCTTGACGTTTCTGCCCAGACAAATCTTCTGGCTCTCAACGCCTCCATTGAAGCGGCAAGAGCCGGTGAAGCAGGAAAAGGATTTGCTGTTGTCGCAATGGAGATAAGTTCTCTCGCAGCGAACAGCCGTGAAACTGCCGGAACTATTCGCGAGATCAGTAATTCGGTGACTGATGCAGTCCAGGCATTAGCTTCAAATGCTGAAGAGGTTCTCGCTTTCATTAACACAACTGTTATCCATGATTATGACAATTTCGTCGAAACCGGTGATAAATATGAGGACAGCGCAGTTGCAATGTCTGAAATGCTTTCGACTTTTAATGCGAAGGCTGACAATCTGCGTGAGATCATGCGAAATGTAAGTTCCGGCATTGAGAATGTTACAAATTCTATCCATGAAAGTACTAAGGCGATCAATGTTTCTGCCAGCGGTGCCGGAGAAATCGTAGGCGAGATTGACGAGATCTCCGCTGCCATGGAGCAAAACAACGAAGTGAACTCGAGGCTTGCTGAAACTGCCGCGAAATTTGTGAAATTATAA
- a CDS encoding Ig-like domain-containing protein gives MFKFRRLRTSRLMTAVLSAALVFSCTPSLTNAYASTETVTTAASSSISFSESEGYEEGLYAEWAPVTDAAGYKAYYSADGSSYTKLDNELIRSYGTYMRADAVGLSAGSYYLKVEAIDSEGNIISSKTTDKLTVIAYDRSGFAFSDDSAFSEAPGAYNLDGTLKDGAKVIYVTAENVKTISTDVIKDAKGGTETYTGMQSIIARYEKGYDTTPIAFRIIGELTYDDMDTLLSDEGLQIKGPSKTAVPMNITIEGIGEDGCINGFGILARYARNLELRNFAVYNCLDDCISIDTGNTDIWVHDLDLFYGQPGSDSDQVKGDGSVDIKGDSKFITVAYNHFWDSGKCSLCGMTSETGPNYITYHHNWFDHSDSRHPRVRTMSVHVYNNYFDGNSKYGIGATTSSNVFAESNYFRNCKFPMLSSLQGNDVYSGTSKYNVNYGTFSSEAGGSIKAYNNTIVDTNNTSSFIPYGASTYLMKGTTTSYSTIDTSKHFDAYEVSSRTATVPSSVTTVKGGYSYNNFDTDGSVDLAVDESNIDSPDEKLVAKIEAQAGRVNGGDLQFSFDNDTEDTNSSIIAKLKSAVSNYSSSLVSVGGIDASIVSDDSSTDDSSSSEDSEETSSENEKTDDSSEVVSYSRVLNASDLTVGEYSEDFTAGDNSFFTITASENNVVKVDASKKTYNDISFTQRLKTGGAGSYGARSIAFTTEGSGKVTVYAASSSSKEARVLNFGTASDGELIAASTADVSNSGICTCEFEFSKAGTYYLYSESGGINFYYVDVEYTNSDDSDSSSKDSSSEDSSKDSTEDSSSEDSSKDSSENSSSDDSSSSDSSKDSSNEDSSSDSSEDNTSDNSPVSDDSNDDSNDDSSSSDNSQDSSVSDNESTVSEASVIAGGKLDISDKISGAVRFKITDKSQKKIASVTKKGIVKAKKKKSGEVTITGYHKVAGKYVAIGSYTVKVVAPVLLQKTVTATAVGETISANDIISCEGFEVSSWSSSNKSVAVVSNTGLVRTLKKGSSKITATFISGGKKIKYRFKVTVK, from the coding sequence ATGTTCAAATTTAGAAGATTAAGGACAAGCAGACTGATGACGGCAGTTCTGTCAGCAGCTCTTGTATTCTCCTGCACCCCGTCTCTCACAAATGCTTACGCATCAACAGAGACAGTTACTACGGCAGCATCAAGCAGCATTTCATTCAGCGAGAGCGAGGGATACGAAGAGGGACTATATGCTGAATGGGCTCCTGTTACAGATGCAGCAGGTTACAAGGCATATTATTCAGCAGATGGCTCAAGCTACACAAAGCTCGACAATGAGCTTATCAGAAGCTATGGCACATACATGAGAGCAGATGCTGTAGGACTTTCGGCAGGCAGCTACTACTTAAAGGTTGAAGCTATTGATTCCGAAGGGAATATAATTTCATCAAAAACCACCGACAAACTTACAGTAATCGCCTACGACAGAAGCGGATTTGCTTTTTCTGATGATTCAGCATTTTCAGAAGCGCCCGGTGCCTACAATCTTGACGGAACACTTAAGGACGGTGCAAAGGTAATCTATGTAACAGCAGAAAATGTAAAGACCATCAGCACTGATGTTATAAAAGATGCTAAGGGAGGCACTGAGACCTACACCGGAATGCAGTCGATCATAGCAAGATATGAAAAGGGTTATGACACGACCCCTATAGCATTCAGGATCATAGGCGAACTCACCTATGATGACATGGATACTCTTTTAAGTGATGAGGGACTTCAGATAAAGGGTCCTTCAAAAACGGCAGTTCCTATGAACATCACCATCGAGGGTATCGGTGAAGACGGATGTATAAACGGTTTTGGAATACTTGCACGTTATGCAAGGAATCTGGAATTAAGAAACTTTGCAGTTTATAACTGCCTCGATGACTGTATCTCGATCGATACCGGAAACACTGATATCTGGGTTCACGACCTCGACCTTTTCTATGGACAGCCCGGAAGTGACAGTGATCAGGTAAAAGGTGACGGCTCTGTAGATATCAAGGGCGACTCGAAGTTTATAACAGTTGCTTATAACCACTTCTGGGATTCCGGAAAATGCTCACTTTGCGGAATGACTTCAGAGACAGGTCCTAACTACATCACCTATCACCACAACTGGTTCGATCACTCAGACTCGAGACATCCGAGAGTAAGAACCATGTCTGTGCACGTGTATAACAACTATTTCGACGGCAACTCCAAATATGGTATAGGTGCAACAACAAGCTCTAATGTTTTTGCTGAAAGCAATTATTTCAGAAACTGTAAATTCCCAATGCTGTCTTCACTGCAGGGTAATGATGTTTACTCGGGAACAAGTAAGTACAATGTAAATTATGGAACTTTCTCCAGTGAAGCCGGAGGTTCGATCAAGGCTTACAACAATACTATAGTAGATACTAACAATACAAGTTCTTTCATACCTTACGGTGCTTCAACCTATCTCATGAAAGGCACAACGACAAGCTACAGCACTATCGATACCAGCAAACATTTTGATGCCTATGAAGTAAGCTCAAGAACTGCTACAGTTCCTTCCAGCGTAACTACTGTCAAAGGCGGCTACAGCTATAATAATTTCGATACTGACGGATCTGTTGATCTCGCGGTTGATGAAAGCAATATCGACAGCCCTGATGAAAAACTTGTAGCAAAGATAGAGGCACAGGCAGGCCGTGTGAACGGCGGTGATCTCCAGTTCAGCTTTGATAACGATACTGAAGATACCAATTCAAGCATCATTGCAAAATTAAAGTCCGCTGTATCAAATTATTCATCATCATTGGTAAGTGTCGGCGGCATTGATGCTTCTATAGTATCTGATGACAGTTCTACAGATGACAGCAGTTCTTCAGAAGATTCTGAGGAAACATCATCAGAAAACGAAAAGACCGATGATTCATCCGAGGTTGTAAGCTACAGCAGGGTACTCAATGCAAGCGACCTTACAGTTGGTGAATATTCAGAAGATTTCACCGCAGGCGATAATTCATTCTTTACTATTACAGCTTCAGAAAATAATGTTGTAAAAGTAGATGCAAGCAAAAAGACTTACAATGATATAAGCTTTACCCAGAGACTTAAGACCGGCGGAGCAGGTTCTTATGGAGCAAGATCCATTGCCTTCACAACAGAAGGAAGCGGAAAAGTCACAGTATATGCAGCCTCTTCCAGCAGTAAAGAAGCAAGGGTATTAAATTTCGGAACAGCTTCAGACGGTGAACTTATTGCAGCTTCTACAGCAGATGTAAGCAACAGCGGAATCTGTACCTGCGAATTCGAATTCAGCAAGGCCGGAACTTATTACCTCTATTCTGAAAGCGGCGGAATTAACTTCTATTATGTAGATGTAGAATATACAAACAGTGATGATTCTGATTCAAGCTCAAAGGACAGCAGTTCTGAGGATTCTTCTAAAGATAGTACAGAGGACAGCAGTTCTGAGGACTCTTCAAAAGACAGTAGTGAAAACAGCAGCAGCGATGACAGTTCCTCATCTGATTCTTCAAAAGACAGCAGCAATGAGGATTCATCATCAGACAGCTCCGAAGACAACACAAGTGACAATTCACCTGTAAGCGATGATTCAAACGATGACTCAAACGATGACTCAAGCAGCAGTGACAATTCTCAGGACAGCAGCGTCTCAGACAATGAAAGCACTGTTTCAGAAGCTTCCGTTATAGCCGGCGGCAAGCTTGATATTTCTGATAAGATTTCCGGCGCAGTACGTTTCAAGATCACCGATAAATCTCAGAAAAAGATTGCAAGCGTAACCAAGAAGGGTATCGTAAAGGCAAAGAAAAAGAAATCCGGTGAAGTTACAATAACCGGCTATCATAAAGTTGCAGGCAAATACGTTGCGATCGGTTCCTATACCGTTAAGGTTGTTGCTCCTGTTCTTCTCCAGAAGACAGTCACCGCAACAGCAGTAGGCGAAACCATAAGCGCCAATGATATTATCTCCTGCGAAGGATTTGAGGTAAGCAGCTGGAGCTCTTCAAACAAGTCCGTTGCAGTAGTATCAAATACAGGACTTGTAAGAACCCTCAAAAAAGGATCTTCAAAGATCACAGCTACCTTCATAAGCGGCGGCAAAAAGATCAAATACCGCTTCAAGGTAACAGTTAAATAA